The stretch of DNA CCTGATCAAACTATGGATGTTTTATTCCAAGAAAAAATATACAATTTTTTAATTGATACAAATATCAAATTCACTATTCAAATTGACGGTTATGACGTATGGGTAAAAGCTTATTTCTTAAAACCTGAAACATTTGGTACTGTTCCTATGTTTTTTCTTTCAACTGATGTAGCAGAAAATGATTACTTAGCAAAAACGACCACTTATAAACTTTACGACTCTGACCCAAGAGCAAAAATTGCTCAAACCATGGTTTTAGGTTTAGGAGGTGCTAAATTATTAGATCAGTTAAACTATCATCCTGATGTGTATCACTTAAACGAAGCACATGGTATTTCAGCTATCTTCCATGAATATAATAAAATTCATAATTTAGAAGAAATCAAGAAAAAATTTGTTTTCACTACACATACACCTGTTGAAGCAGGTAATGAAAAGCATGACATTAATTTACTAAATGAGATGGGCTTCTTTGGAGAAGTTCCTTTAGAAGAAGTTAGAAAAATTACAGGAATGCATGACGATACTTTTAATCATACATTAGCTACTTTACGCTTATCAAGAAAAGCCAATGGTGTATCAAAGTTACATGGAGAAGTAGCTCGTGAAATGTGGGGAAGTTATAATGGAATTTGTGAAATTGACCACGTCACTAATGCACAGCATGCTAACTGGTGGACTGATAAAGTAATTAAAGAAGCCGTTAAAAATAAAGATACAAAATCGTATAAAGCTCGAAAACTTCGTCTAAAAGAAAAGTTATTTGAAGATGTTGCAGACCAGACAGGTAAACTATTTGATCCGAATGTTTTAACTTTAGTATGGGCTCGACGATTTGCTGATTATAAACGTGCCGACTTGTTAACACGTGACGTAAAACGTTTTAGAGAATTATTAGAACGTGTTGAACAACCTGTACAAATTATCTGGGCTGGGAAACCTTACCCTATGGATTATAATGCCGTAGGAACATTTAACAAACTAGTTCATTTAGCTAAAGAATTTGATAATATGGCTGTTTTAGTCGGTTATGAATTAAAATTGTCACGTAAATTAAAAGAAGGATCTGATGTTTGGTTAAATACACCACGTGTTACGCGTGAAGCATCTGGTACTTCTGGAATGACAGCCGCGATGAATGGTTCTATTAATGTATCAACTAACGATGGCTGGATTTGTGAATTTATCAAAGACGGTAAAAATGGTTTTGTTTTACCGACAACAGATCATAACTTACCTTTACGTGAACAAGATCAAAAAGACATGGATAATTTATTCGATGTTATTGAAAACAAAGTAATTCCTACTTATTATGATGGAAAAGGAGCTAAATGGCAAAAGATTGTAAATCAATCTATGGCTGATGTAGTACCCTTCTTTGGATCTGATCGTTTTGCAGCTGAGTACTACGAAAAAATGTACTAATAAAATTATTATATCGTAATGTAAAAAGTGCTTTGAATTAATTTCAAAGCACTTTTTTATATTTCCTCTCTAATTAGTTTCTTAAGAAAAATATACGTAAACTCCTACTACAATTAAGCAAATCACCCCTCCTACCAATGTTGCGTACTTCCATGGTATTATATTCACTTTTCCTGAATCCGTCAATACAAAAGCCTCTTTTCTAGGATATATTTTTCCAATTATTAACATAATTAAAACATTCATAATAAACAAAATAGCCATTACATGTAAAAAATGAGGGTAATTTTCATCTCCTACCACATAAGGTTTTAATACAAATTGACTGATACCATATAAAACACTACCTAAAATTACAGCAATTTTAGCTGCCACTGCAGGTACATATTTTGTTAAATAACCTACTACAATAATCGTTAAAATAGGAATACTATAACATCCATTCACCTCCTGTAAATATCCAAATAAACCATCAGGAGCATTTGCTATAAGTGGCGCAATAAACATTGATAAAATGGCTAGTATAATTCCAAAAACCTTTCCTGCTTTAACTGTCTCTTTATCAGATGCCCCTTTATTAATATATTCTCTATAAATATCCACTCCAAACAAAGTAACCGCACTATTCAAACCACTATTAAACGAGCTTAAAATAGCACCA from Flavobacteriaceae bacterium UJ101 encodes:
- the glgP|PYG gene encoding glycogen phosphorylase (Belongs to the glycogen phosphorylase family.; KEGG: fae:FAES_4156 starch phosphorylase), translated to MSSLPEAYKHPYNFDKKYNKSVAYFCMDYAIDQSLKTYSGGLGFLAGSHMKSAYDLKQNLIGIGILWKYGYYDQVRKPDQTMDVLFQEKIYNFLIDTNIKFTIQIDGYDVWVKAYFLKPETFGTVPMFFLSTDVAENDYLAKTTTYKLYDSDPRAKIAQTMVLGLGGAKLLDQLNYHPDVYHLNEAHGISAIFHEYNKIHNLEEIKKKFVFTTHTPVEAGNEKHDINLLNEMGFFGEVPLEEVRKITGMHDDTFNHTLATLRLSRKANGVSKLHGEVAREMWGSYNGICEIDHVTNAQHANWWTDKVIKEAVKNKDTKSYKARKLRLKEKLFEDVADQTGKLFDPNVLTLVWARRFADYKRADLLTRDVKRFRELLERVEQPVQIIWAGKPYPMDYNAVGTFNKLVHLAKEFDNMAVLVGYELKLSRKLKEGSDVWLNTPRVTREASGTSGMTAAMNGSINVSTNDGWICEFIKDGKNGFVLPTTDHNLPLREQDQKDMDNLFDVIENKVIPTYYDGKGAKWQKIVNQSMADVVPFFGSDRFAAEYYEKMY